A window of the Ostrea edulis chromosome 1, xbOstEdul1.1, whole genome shotgun sequence genome harbors these coding sequences:
- the LOC125676721 gene encoding zinc finger protein 462-like, with protein sequence MGKNKALNLPLHKCDLCEFATKNVYIFKRHRVRCKKERKKTKGKAKPTVPMFASAATPKGITISRIRPKESTPSEGQSTQKSTVVKGSVAVVHNPVPGKAKNRSYYCTDCGFSTGKSRNFLFHQVEDHNYNISIFACAYCEYCSRFKQKIKKHVQMVHKTEIDSATIEALYEAKSNVRTSTQKSLSSRSHDSFEGPPTMVKRPPTMVKPERNIRATSVAKGTMKNIVDIDIFIEEVVGSTGHVNFKCRKCAFNNPDRDFVQKHVNTNHLNTKQFSCTLCSFKTTKKIEFFAHKAEHGNTDQATKIQTLNEAMTTNNTGVTSQQKDMDCSNYFGETSTFGDDGYEETPQTEYSGDMGQVKSAAYQCQECDYSSDFKPNYDRHRNNHTHSFANKCNFCSFSSDNDRAIIRHMATSHSSIHEDITVVIPHAPEEEDEAAVEIDTTRGTVDQSKMDYEIDDSLDMTPNSTGSDSKEHIVAKYSYKLQTPDGSYACPWCGLKYKRSWDLDRHMKLKHNKRMKNHLLQMLQEEQNDNAEGMDDASYQDSDSSNLNNSDVSNQQTFTAEDLKCQQCSFVGKWPSDVKRHSAVHTLEKRYKCPECSKQYKYVGDLNVHLRRDHKMEPANVPILRVPMVANRKSSPALFKCPSCSFASPWKSEVDRHSKKHKDDKPFHCNYCRYQTHWKGDIRRHMFKHHPAVMTDGIKVEEVITILEDKIKDKGSRSSQMDVDSEDGKYPDDMSENNDSNLSDPSLQNSDIYGHLDNDNEESNISSNTETSFGNLEDTNSRENSRSGSPSSSKDTVFKCEYCPFITNAPSKLSSHVSTHTNLKQYMCPVCGRRANWKWDIRKHIKRDHPESDLDVIKMSEQEAEATIKSYMDTMPVVRREHHLNYDSTTKENKNDLEALSSKWKGYKCGACGFKSSMRWTVSRHIRTVHSGKAIDIVYHGGEEKGKDIKSADSASNMPRVSQSNKISTEKPYMCAECGKKCAFKADVKKHYHYIHPYMDVKIIYIEGSSGTLLTPDELKPKSQNKLEKLSKVNPAEAHKPFGCGEPNCQKRTNSQGDMKRHYSFIHPNVDVKFYYKNETTPRNIDEPLNGKSTPTPPNKPLGSANPKVFGYIKPFKCSACGHRSNWKWDLNKHMRMKHPNMHATVITMDVREAKATYHDYMRELAAANNSTPNKPSEKPKTPLVSSEKVRYETNKMPSRSVFRQFKCSACPYRSNWRSDLVRHIKRKHGMIRAKIILLGTEEAKKSLTEYDYNPRFRRNAMKKLERKDSGRIWKCAKCKFCNKDKVLVIRHLSSHGVKAYKCNECGYATNYRSSAFRHIKAKHGTESMSICKVSIKYIKDMKGDIDLLREINNSSEKMDEESDESEIMPDDKGDNTRYIESFRCKLCTFQANWRSSVCRHIRQTHKTKDYSNLIEVIHRHYETEEKRRTSSTSSDKQLTKENFFKPPVDPKKHKCAICPYKTSKPNLLHFHMSCHKPQPGIQQEKCKFCPYFVVAKRLLHQHMRLHLQDMHLRQKEAASMKSTPTKKVSMFPPQSPSGTPKRYKCNICPYTTNSKNDFLYHKQFHRQKSTSEFKCDYCDYWVTHKRLINQHMKMHEAAGQSPGNSSPVSSSPCKSDFTESSAIQDTVTLAMYKQRMISSKITPSISQKPAMSPMKIACSVGNRPGYALKNGVYRKMHTCDKCPYMNLRLRNLRLHQLMHGYRKSKNPLLKCPHCDYYVGSKGLLSHHLKVHQPSYRADTSMDLSMELDNGEENGPMLEEMEDSSSDVADISYDNKVDTLYEIARWKKYSCEKCPYASAKKSHYERHVALHGSKQRCQCQYCDYSVPSNNLLNQHQKLHMTPNQNLLAVQSLSNLQMLSEVPADVALSSALPPLDKKGTFSVSVTHDHMDMYENSSELDVEPKKLYRCDRCPYANVRRDHLLAHLKFHMIKSELACPYCDYSVSKQHLLTQHIGVHFCPLPELSSWLAQNGEMDRVKQTKNPDLSEALFVAELYRADACGKANAEDICNIDAEKKITEAVNDGKEVKAAIKDVNMENSCASNVDTATKTDANDEMCNEKIEQMPEEPENTDKNTDSKIPREEKTHELENSDNSRQPGERPNTKQTEAEGSRTEPEGNQTESEESRTEPENNEYICQFCEREFSASDILVKHEMQHLVGNNYEEYMTQVQMLAELSDEEEEDLLGEEMLDVEMMDDHPEEEEETGNEVDDGHEEVDEEVSFKKDTTMESTDAILESVDVEMKEESKMEDEGLHSEDIEGTKEEKKEGSD encoded by the exons ATGGGGAAAAATAAAGCACTAAACCTTCCCTTGCACAAATGTGATTTATGTGAATTTGCCACCAAGAATGTGTACATCTTCAAGCGTCATAGGGTTAGATgcaaaaaggaaagaaaaaagacaaaaggTAAAGCCAAGCCTACTGTTCCTATGTTTGCCTCAGCAGCTACACCGAAAGGAATCACCATCTCTAGAATCCGGCCTAAAGAATCCACACCATCTGAGGGTCAGTCTACACAGAAATCTACAGTGGTTAAGGGTAGTGTTGCTGTTGTCCATAACCCAGTGCCCGGGAAGGCAAAGAACAGGTCATACTACTGCACAGATTGTGGATTTAGCACAGGAAAATCACGAAACTTTTTGTTTCATCAAGTCGAGGACCACAACTACAACATTAGCATTTTTGCCTGTGCATACTGTGAATACTGTTCAAggtttaaacaaaaaataaagaagcATGTCCAAATGGTACACAAGACTGAAATTGATTCTGCAACTATTGAGGCTTTGTATGAGGCAAAAAGTAATGTCAGGACCTCTACACAGAAATCATTGAGCAGCAGATCACATGATTCATTTGAGGGACCCCCAACCATGGTGAAAAGACCCCCAACTATGGTGAAACCTGAAAGGAACATCAGAGCTACATCGGTGGCCAAAGGGACCATGAAGAATATTGTGGACATCGATATTTTCATAGAGGAAGTGGTTGGTTCCACTGGTCATGTTAACTTCAAATGCAGAAAATGTGCATTCAATAATCCAGACAGAGACTTTGTACAGAAACATGTGAACACTAACCATTTAAATACTAAACAGTTTTCATGCACATTGTGCAGCTTTAAAACAACGAAGAAGATTGAGTTTTTTGCCCACAAAGCTGAACATGGCAACACGGATCAAGCCACAAAGATTCAGACATTGAACGAGGCAATGACTACAAACAACACTGGTGTAACCAGCCAGCAGAAGGATATGGATTGCTCCAATTACTTTGGAGAAACAAGTACATTTGGTGATGATGGATATGAAGAAACTCCTCAAACTGAGTACAGTGGGGATATGGGGCAGGTCAAATCAGCAGCATACCAGTGCCAGGAGTGTGACTATAGTTCTGACTTTAAACCCAATTATGACCGACATCGCAACAACCACACCCATTCCTTTGCCAACAAATGCAATTTCTGTTCATTTTCCAGCGATAATGATAGGGCCATCATTAGACACATGGCAACCAGTCATTCCAGCATACACGAAGACATAACTGTGGTGATTCCCCATGCTCCGGAGGAAGAGGACGAAGCAGCGGTTGAAATAGACACCACTCGTGGAACAGTTGACCAATCAAAGATGGACTATGAAATAGATGACAGTTTGGACATGACTCCAAACTCTACAGGAAGTGACTCCAAAGAACATATTGTGGCCAAGTATAGTTACAAGCTTCAGACTCCTGATGGATCCTATGCCTGTCCTTGGTGTGGCCTGAAGTACAAGAGATCCTGGGATTTGGACAGACACATGAAGCTAAAACACAATAAGAGGATGAAAAATCATCTGCTACAGATGTTGCAAGAGGAACAAAATGACAATGCAGAGGGCATGGATGATGCATCCTACCAAGATTCTGATTCCTCTAACCTAAACAATAGTGATGTATCAAATCAACAAACTTTCACAGCGGAGGACCTAAAGTGTCAGCAATGCAGTTTTGTGGGGAAATGGCCAAGTGATGTCAAGAGACATTCTGCAGTTCATACTCTGGAAAAGAGATACAAATGCCCAGAGTGTTCCAAGCAATACAAATATGTTGGAGATTTGAATGTTCACCTGAGACGTGATCACAAGATGGAGCCTGCTAATGTACCCATTTTAAGAGTTCCAATGGTTGCTAATAGGAAATCTTCTCCAGCTCTATTTAAATGTCCTTCCTGTTCCTTTGCTTCGCCATGGAAATCTGAGGTGGACCGCCATTCGAAAAAGCACAAAGATGACAAGCCTTTTCATTGTAACTATTGCAGATATCAAACACACTGGAAAGGTGATATCAGAAGACATATGTTTAAGCATCACCCAGCAGTGATGACAGATGGGATCAAAGTTGAGGAGGTCATAACTATTCTGGAGGACAAAATCAAAGACAAGGGAAGTCGCTCAAGTCAAATGGATGTGGACAGTGAAGATGGGAAATACCCAGATGACATGTCAGAAAACAATGATTCCAATCTTTCTGATCCTAGTTTGCAGAACAGTGACATATATGGCCATTTGGACAATGATAATGAAGAGAGTAATATCAGCTCTAACACTGAGACTTCATTTGGAAATCTTGAAGATACAAATTCAAGAGAAAACTCGAGGAGTGGATCTCCGTCGTCTTCTAAAGACACAGTGTTTAAATGTGAATATTGTCCATTCATTACAAATGCTCCCTCCAAGCTTTCATCTCATGTTTCCACCCACACCAACCTGAAGCAGTACATGTGTCCAGTGTGTGGCAGAAGGGCAAATTGGAAATGGGACATCCGCAAACATATAAAGCGTGACCACCCAGAAAGCGATCTAGATGTCATCAAGATGAGCGAGCAAGAGGCAGAGGCCACAATCAAGTCATATATGGATACAATGCCTGTTGTAAGGAGAGAGCACCATCTAAATTATGACTCCACAACTAAAGAGAACAAGAATGATTTGGAGGCACTGAGTTCTAAATGGAAAGGCTACAAATGTGGAGCTTGTGGCTTCAAGTCCAGTATGAGGTGGACAGTGAGTAGACACATAAGAACAGTGCATAGTGGCAAGGCTATTgacattgtttatcatggaggtGAAGAGAAAGGCAAGGACATTAAATCTGCTGATTCAGCAAGCAATATGCCAAGAGTATCACAAAGTAACAAAATTTCCACAGAAAAACCCTACATGTGTGCTGAGTGTGGCAAGAAATGTGCCTTTAAAGCTGATGTCAAAAAGCATTATCATTACATTCACCCATATATGGATGTCAAGATAATTTATATAGAAGGATCCAGTGGCACTCTCCTCACACCTGATGAACTGAAACCAAAGTCACAAAACAAACTGGAGAAGCTGTCCAAGGTCAATCCAGCAGAAGCACATAAACCATTTGGTTGTGGAGAACCTAACTGTCAGAAGAGAACAAACAGTCAGGGTGATAtgaagagacactacagctttATACATCCAAACGTTGATGTCAAGTTTtattataaaaatgaaacaacTCCTAGAAATATTGACGAACCTCTGAATGGGAAGTCCACACCAACTCCACCGAACAAACCCTTGGGATCAGCCAATCCTAAGGTTTTTGGCTACATCAAGCCATTCAAGTGCTCAGCTTGTGGCCATCGCTCAAACTGGAAGTGGGATTTAAACAAACACATGAGAATGAAGCATCCAAATATGCATGCTACAGTTATTACAATGGATGTAAGAGAAGCCAAGGCAACCTACCATGACTACATGAGAGAGCTTGCAGCAGCTAATAATTCCACTCCAAATAAACCAAGTGAAAAACCAAAAACACCATTAGTGTCATCAGAAAAGGTGAGGTATGAGACAAACAAGATGCCCTCTAGAAGTGTCTTTAGGCAGTTTAAGTGCTCAGCCTGTCCATATAGGTCTAATTGGAGAAGCGATCTTGTTCGCCACATCAAAAGGAAGCATGGCATGATCAGAGCAAAGATCATTCTACTGGGGACCGAGGAGGCCAAGAAATCATTGACAGAGTATGACTACAATCCAAGATTCCGTCGTAATGCTATGAAGAAACTGGAGAGAAAAGATTCAGGGAGGATCTGGAAGTGTGCCAAATGTAAATTCTGTAACAAAGACAAAGTTCTAGTGATTAGACATCTATCATCTCATGGTGTGAAGGCCTACAAGTGCAATGAATGTGGCTATGCAACGAATTATAGAAGTTCTGCCTTCAGGCACATAAAGGCAAAGCATGGCACCGAGAGTATGTCTATATGTAAAGTCTCCATAAAATACATCAAAGATATGAAAGGAGATATTGATCTCTTGAGAGAGATCAACAACTCCTCAGAGAAAATGGATGAGGAATCTGATGAAAGTGAAATCATGCCTGATGATAAGGGGGACAACACGAGGTATATTGAGTCATTTAGATGCAAACTGTGCACATTTCAAGCTAACTGGAGGTCCTCAGTGTGTAGACATATTCGTCAGACTCATAAAACAAAGGATTACTCCAACTTGATTGAAGTCATCCACAGACATTATGAGACAGAGGAAAAGAGAAGAACAAGTTCTACTTCCTCAGACAAACAGCttacaaaagaaaatttctttaaGCCACCAGTTGACCCAAAGAAACACAAGTGCGCCATCTGTCCATACAAGACTAGTAAACCAAATCTGCTTCATTTTCACATGAGTTGTCACAAACCACAACCAGGAATTCAACAGGAAAAGTGTAAATTCTGTCCATATTTTGTAGTTGCAAAGCGTCTGCTCCATCAGCACATGCGGCTTCATCTCCAAGACATGCATCTGAGACAAAAAGAGGCCGCTAGCATGAAGTCAACACCCACTAAAAAGGTGTCCATGTTTCCACCTCAGTCACCCAGTGGAACGCCAAAGAGGTATAAATGTAACATATGTCCTTACACAACTAACAGCAAGAATGATTTTCTCTACCACAAACAGTTCCATCGTCAGAAGTCTACCTCTGAGTTTAAGTGTGATTATTGTGACTACTGGGTGACACATAAGAGACTGATCAACCAACACATGAAAATGCATGAGGCAGCTGGTCAGTCCCCTGGCAATTCCAGCCCTGTATCATCCTCACCCTGCAAGTCTGACTTTACAGAATCTAGTGCCATACAAGACACGGTTACATTAGCCATGTACAAGCAACGAATGATCTCATCTAAAATTACACCAAGCATTTCACAAAAGCCAGCCATGTCACCCATGAAAATTGCATGTTCTGTTGGCAATAGACCAGGATATGCTCTAAAGAATGGTGTGTACAGAAAAATGCATACCTGTGACAAGTGCCCTTACATGAATCTGCGTCTAAGGAATTTGCGTCTACACCAATTAATGCATGGATACAGGAAATCCAAGAACCCCTTGTTGAAGTGCCCACATTGTGATTATTATGTGGGTTCTAAAGGTCTACTATCACATCATCTAAAAGTACATCAGCCAAGTTATAGAGCAGACACATCAATGGACCTTTCAATGGAGTTAGACAATGGGGAGGAGAATGGACCCATGTTGGAGGAAATGGAAGATTCCAGTTCAGATGTAGCAGACATCTCATATGACAATAAAGTGGACACACTGTATGAAATTGCCCGCTGGAAAAAGTACAGTTGTGAGAAATGCCCATATGCTAGTGCCAAAAAGTCTCATTACGAGCGTCATGTTGCTCTGCATGGCAGTAAGCAGAGATGCCAGTGTCAGTACTGTGATTATAGCGTACCCTCCAACAACCTGTTGAACCAGCATCAGAAGCTTCACATGACTCCAAATCAAAATCTTTTGGCTGTGCAATCCCTGTCTAACCTCCAAATGTTATCTGAGGTCCCAGCTGATGTGGCCTTGTCTAGTGCCTTACCACCACTGGACAAGAAAGGAACCTTCTCCGTCAGTGTAACACATGACCACATGGATATGTATGAAAATTCATCAGAGCTGGACGTAGAACCAAAGAAATTGTACAGATGTGATAGATGTCCCTATGCCAATGTCAGACGAGATCACCTTTTGGCtcatttaaaatttcacatgATCAAGAGTGAACTTGCGTGTCCATATTGTGATTACTCTGTGTCCAAACAGCATCTCCTGACACAACACATTGGAGTCCACTTTTGCCCTCTGCCAGAACTCTCAAGCTGGTTGGCACAGAATGGTGAAATGGACAGAGTCAAACAAACCAAAAATCCTGATCTCTCTGAAGCACTGTTTGTTGCAGAACTCTATCGTGCAGATGCCTGTGGCAAAGCAAATGCGGAAGATATTTGCAATATTGATGCTGAGAAGAAAATTACAGAGGCTGTCAATGATGGAAAAGAAGTGAAGGCAGCAATAAAAGATGTGAATATGGAGAATAGCTGTGCCTCGAATGTGGATACTGCAACTAAAACTGATGCAAATGATGAAATGTGTAATGAAAAGATTGAACAGATGCCAGAGGAACCTGAAAATACTGACAAAAACACAGACAGCAAGATACCACGTGAAGAAAAAACTCATGAGTTAGAAAATAGTGACAACAGCAGGCAGCCAGGAGAGAGGCCCAATACAAAGCAGACAGAAGCAGAGGGAAGCCGGACAGAGCCAGAGGGAAACCAGACAGAGTCGGAGGAAAGCCGGACAGAGCCTGAGAACAATGAGTACATATGCCAGTTCTGTGAGAGGGAGTTTTCTGCATCTGATATCCTTGTCAAACATGAAATGCAACACCTTGTGGGAAACAACTATGAG GAGTACATGACACAGGTTCAAATGTTAGCAGAACTAAGTGATGAAGAGGAAGAAGACCTACTAGGAGAAGAGATGTTGGATGTGGAGATGATGGACGATCATCCAGAAGAGGAGGAAGAGACAGGCAATGAAGTGGATGATGGACATGAAGAGGTGGATGAGGAGGTGTCCTTTAAGAAAGACACGACCATGGAAAGTACAGATGCCATTTTAGAGAGTGTGGACGTGGAAATGAAAGAGGAGTCCAAGATGGAGGATGAAGGGCTGCACAGTGAAGATATTGAAGGAACAAAGGAAGAAAAGAAAGAGGGAAGTGACTAG